GAACGATGCAGATGATAGATGTCCTCACGGACTGGCAGATGGCTTACAGCATCGGCTTCACTTTCACGAGTGGAAGGGAGTTCGTTGGCAGCATTATTTGACGGGTGTTAGCATAGTAGCTGCAGCGTATGAAAATAAAGCCGCCCTCGCGTGTACAGTATCGTGCGATCGCTCTGCATTCGTTCCATTGACTCATTGCCTAGTGTTAACGACGTTGGTCTCAAGATCGTGACTGGCATTGAGTCACGATTAGCGGCTGTACTGAGGTCGAGGCTATCTCCATTGCGCCTCTTTGGGCGACCGAGAGGGCGAAACGTGAGAGCAGGCGGAAGGTTGGAGGGAGACGTCGTGTGTGACGTTGGAAGGATCTCCGTGGGTCAGCTTTCGGATGCATTGCTCCGAGGAGTGCCACAGGTCGTGGTGCGACAAAAGTCTTGGTGGGAGAAGGCGTGTCGACGTGTTTCCTGTTGTTGAAGGTGCTTCCCTGAACATCAACAACGACTTGTTGTCGTCACATCCATTCACATATTGCTGTATTCTTCGCTCTGCCCGCAGCGCCACCAAACAGCATGAAAGGCACCTCAATCTGGTTCAACCGCCTGCGGTCTATCTGTTCATTACCTCCTCTATAACATGTTGCAGCTAGTTCAAGCCTCTCCTCTACATTTCTTGCACCTTACATCGCACTGCCGCTACGATTGGCACCAGGAAACTAGGCACCCAGAGAGTCCCAGAGCGGAACACCATCCCGCGTGATCTCGCCAAGTTGTGGGCAGCTCGTACTGAGCAGTGGCGCGGCGACGTACTTAGTGATGAGCTCAAGCGGCACAGCCAACGTCTCCACTAGGTTGTTGAGGTAGTTTGGAGCCGCAAAGTTGACCACTTCCAGCACGAAGCACAGCAGGTTATTCGCCTCCAGCAAGTTGATCCCACTTAGGATACCACCGACTGGATTCGACAAGTCCACGCCGGTGAAGGAATTGACCTTGCCAGTGTTTCCGCCAATGCTGCCAAATACTGGATATTTCAACACGAATGTGACCACATCCAGGTTCAGCTGCACCAGAGTGTAGTCCAGCCCGCGCTTGTACCAGTTCTCGGGGATACGCTCATGACCCTTGGTATATGTGAAGTTCTCCTGGTCTCCAGTCACTGCGTAAAAGCTCTTGAGGATATGTGGTGTCAAATATCCGGTTGGGTTTTCCTTGTTATGGTTGGCAAGGAGATTGCTAACAAAACAGTATCCAGTGTTACGAGCGATCATGCCGGTGACTGGACCATAGTAAAAGTATGGGTTGGTCGAAACACTTTGGTTCCAGCGTACCGCAGCGTGCTCGATCAGCACGTCGAGGGTTGCGGTGTCGTTGGTGTTCTCAGAGACCAGATCGTACAGGTGCTCGAAGTTCGTTAGGTTCATCGTGACTGGGTCGCCCGTCACGTAGAGATCGTTCCTCGTGGGCGATGAGTCTGCCTCGATGAAGTTATGGGAATGGCTGATACCTCTGGGCTCGCCTACAGAGACAGCTTGTCAGCAACAATCAGCAATCAGAGCATCGAAGAGCATACCCAGGAGACCGAGCAAGTTTCGAAGCAAGTCCTGCACTTCTGGATCCGTTCCGCCGATCGAGAAGGATGGGTTCAAGGACACCGGATTGCCAGTCCATACCGTGCCCATCACAGCCAGGAGCCCGGCCAGCTCTATACTGACGCCGAACACCTCATTCATCGCGCCGATGGCCCCTAGCAAGGACACAACACCATTCCTGGGAATGTATCCATGGTTTGCCATAGCATTGAGGCCAGGACATGGACCTCTCTGGTCTCCTTCGCCTGGTGGCTGGAACTCATGTTCTCCCGTCACACTGATGGGCTCAGAAAAGTCGTCCAGAAGTAATCGCTTGTCCGGAAGGTTTAAGTGCAGGTCGTGTAGGTGTTCATGATGATTTGGTCCCGACAGCGCAACGACGCATTGCCCTAGGAGTCCGAAGACAGCCAGTAAAAGCCGAAAGTGGACAGCATACATGGTATGATCAGTGTCTCAAACATCGATGACCAAGGAGCCGGTTTTGACTGGTGTCTGGCTTTGGTACCTGCAGAAGTGTGCCTCGGCACCTCGCGTGGTGTCCACGCAAGGCTCTGCGAACCAATCTCCTGCTATCCAGCATCATCCGCATTGGGATCGACGGTTTGCTCACTACACAGCTCGAGCCCCTTTGGACTGACTTGGCTATTTCTCGCGTACGTGAAGTAACATCGGTTCGGCCGCAATGCAAGGATGTTAGCCGACCCCGAACAAGATCGCTCTACGGGCTCCTGGCGATTATCCGGCAGTGATGATTTCAGGTCCGGGAAGCTCCATGCACCATCCGAATACCGCATGGTTACAAGCCGAAAGACCTCACCAACTGTTTGGACGTGGGACCGCTTTCGGAAGACTGGTGGCTGTCTCTCATTGCGTCTCTTCGATATGCCGGCTGCGATCAATGTCTCAGCTACAACTTTCCCAATCGGTAGCCAGGCAAGGTGCCCGGCCAGATCGACCATGCCCTCAATTGCGCCTTCTGGAAGACAGCTGCACATCTGGAGCCAGTTCCTACCTTTGCTGGATCGTTCCTCGTTGAGTTACGTTTTGCGTTCACCTCTGCCACGCTTCATGTTCTTTCGGGGTCGAATTCTTGGTCAGTGGACGTCATGAAACTGCTCTGGACTCTAGTAGGGCTTTTTGTGGTCTGTGTGGTGTGTCAGAATGCTACACAACAGGAGGAACTGGCTCGTGCCTTGGCGCTGTTGCAAACGATGCCAGAGTGCTCGGTAGGTCATGAGAGATTGCGGGCGGCATTGTATGATGTAGCTAATTCAAGGGTGCAGAAAGCCTGTCTCCTAGAGGCCGTGGCCGCGGCAGGAATCTCTGGAGCAAACCTTGATATTGCGTCCAGTTGTAGTGATACGACAGCTACTGCGAGCATTAAAGCATGTGCACGATCGAGCTGCACGATCCGCGAACAACTGAGTACGATTTCGAAATCCCTAAATACTGCGTCTGTCACTGACACTTTGAACTTTAGCATCGAAGAATATCACAGAGACGCTATGTCAACGACCTACGCGAGAGGCTCCAACGATATCTGTTGCCAGTATAGTCGGCGGCGCGTTAGCGCTTGTGTGTTACATTCTGCGCATGCTCTCCAAGATATCGTTCCCTTGTGAAAGAGGGGCTCGTATCGATGCCGACCTTTGGTGGGATGATGCCACGATAAGCTTTGCTATACTGCTCATTATACCCATTACCGTTCTGTCGAACATTTGTGAGTGGCCGATTGACGACCTGCAGTCTTCCATCTGCTAATTACAACACAGTGGCAGGACTGGGCGTGGGTAGGGACGTGTGGACGGTGCCTTTCGAAAACCTGACTGAAATCTTGAGGGTGAGTCTGTGCTCACTGTGTAGGTTATCTGCCTGGCTGACGGTGTTCGAGGTCTACTACGCCGATGAGATCATGTACCTTGCAGCATTGCCGGTCATCAAGATCGCCATCCTATGCACTTACCTGCGGATCTTCCAGCAGAAGGCTTTTCGACAGCTTGTCTATGGTGCTCTCGCACTCAATGTTGCATATGCCATCACCTTCATCCTGATCACTGTCTTCCAATGCACGCCGGTTCGACTAGTAAGTTCTCGGTGATGTAATCACGGGCAGAACATCATGGCTAACGCTGTATTGCAGGCATGGACACACTGGGACCAAGCACACGAAGGAAGATGCAACAACATAAACGCCCAATCTTGGGCCTCAGCCGCATTCAACATCATCCTCGATGTGATTGTAGTCGGCCTCCCCATGCCAATGCTGTGGAGCATGAATCTAAATACCCGCAAGAAGGTGTTGGTCATGCTCATGTTTGGTGAGAACTCGAATGTCTTTGTGACGAGACTGCCCTGTGCTAACACCATTTCTCTCCAAGGGGTCGGCTTCTTCGTCACATTTGTCAGTATCTTGCGACTACGTCTGCTTGTCAGATTTGGTGACTCGCAAAATCTCACTTGTAAGCATTCTCGGTCATCTGTGACAGATTGAAGCTGATACGATACACAGATGACTACAAGCAAGTTGGATATTGGACGATCATTGAGCTCGATACAGCCCTTTGCTGCGCCTGCATGCCTGGGATTCGCAATCTTGTGCGCAAAGCATTCCCAAAATTAATGGGTCAGTCCATGGGAGCCTCAAGCCGCGCTGTTACGCCAGGACTGTCAGGGCTGTCCGGGCGTACCGCAGTCGGCAGTGCTCTGGATAAAGTAAAAAGCGTTGACGTCTTTGTTCGTCCTAGGCACAGCGACGATGGCCACTTCATTCCGCTCCAGAATGTCAGCAGCCAGAACCTCAGCCATGAGCCTGAGGATGCCTACAGTACCCACGAAGCAGCCGACTGCACCATCAACCCCAACCACCATACCAGAAACTTCTCGCACCCGAGCTCGCCACCGCAGTCTGCGTGGAGGCCACTTTCACCAGTCTAATGAGTCCATGGGCTCCAGTGGCACGGACGATACAACCGAACCAAGTGACAGCTCGAGAGTCAACAGGAGTGAGCAAGACGTATCGCCAGACGCAGCATCATATACACAGAGACGATTACACGGAAATGCAATTTCAGCTTCATACAACTCATTCGCGGCGTGGCCTGGAACTGGACGCGAGATTCTACATACGACATGACCGATGCTACTCGATTGAGGATTATTCCGTACGCGTACGAGGTCCGGAGAGGACACTACGGTACGCGCACACGCGCGTAGGTCAGGCTAATGTTTCTCAACAATCATCGGCTCCAAATGACGATCTGCGTGGGATCCCTGGCATCGGTATCTCTAGACCTGGACCCACGCAAGCCTGCCGCGACCCCCTGGCCGGCCTAGTCCTAGCACGAAGTGATAGTGACCACTTGCAGGCCACCCGTATACAGCCACGAATATACCGACAAGAAGCAGTAGCTAGCATCACGCCTTCAGAAGCTCGCCGTTCCTTCTTCGTGTCAGCAAGGTATCCAAAACACGAATCGTAATCTCCTCGACGCAACAGTGTCTATGGCTATAGAGTTGCATATGGTGCCTGGAAAGGAAAGCCACCCGGGTGCGCGCCCGCGCGCTTGTTCTCGAGGAACTGGATTGTCTTACAGTCGCGATCTGATCCTGCTGCGGCGCAACTTGTGAGCATGCTGCATATGGTTGAGCTGCTGTCAAGCAGCGCGGATGCGCTCTCGGCGCTGGCAGTAATGGCACCTGCGAGTGCGAACGGTCATCGACATATCCCACCACGCAACCTCGATCAGTCCGGTTAGAGGTACTTGTCACCGGGTTCCGACCACTTGGAGCATCGCTTGCACTCATTGGACCATCGCTGCTCTTATATTACTCACGAAATAGTGCTTGCATACACTCAGAGGTTTAAACTGGATGCATTGTGACCTGTTGGCGATTGATGATAAGAAATAAGAGAATCAGATGCTTGACAGCCACTTGGGACGCACGGGAGAACGGATTGAAAGGAAATCTGGTGATGCAAACATGCTTCCAACGAGAAGAGTCCAGAAGGCACTCGGAAACCTCATATTTGCTGTGCCACGAACCACGGCGTCTATGAGACAAGCAAGTCATGCTCGGTACAGAATCCAACAGCATGAGGCTTGTGGGTACTGGCTAGCTGTCGAAGCTATTCGCAGCAGTCATCTCAGTGGCGAACGATAGAACCAGTGGGAAGGCGACGTCCGGCATACGTGAGGCTTGAAGGAGGAACGTGGAGATGAGCATTCGAGGAGTACATGCTGGAGTGACAGTGTTATCAATGTACGGGAACATCCACGTACTGCTCGCTCTGCTGCGCCTGACTTTCATGCTGAGTGTTTCAACATGTGATTGACCGGATGCTCCCTTCTCTTGACAGTTGAGGTGATGGGGAGGTGCCCTTGGTGAGAGCAGTAAGAGTTTGTTGCGCGTCGTGCACAGTCGCACGTCGTGCACAGCCCAATGAAAGTCAACTGTTGCCTAGGTGACATTAGTCGATACTTGATTGAGTAGGCCTAAGTTTAGTGGAGGTGTGCACGACGTGCGACTGTGCACAACGCGCAACAAACTCTTAGTCGATGCTGATTGGTCGGCGCGACCCGCACGTCCGCCCCACTTTCACACTTCACGTCCTCCACGCGAAAGTAACAGCACATTCACTTGCATTGTTCATTGTCATACGCTCTTTGTCAGTAGGATATGCCCAACCTCATCAAATACTTCGTGTTGCAATCGAACGTTTAACACCGAGAACATGTCGTCGTGCTGCCTTACCGTATCGCAGCGCGACCTCGCCAGCCCGAGCTCGGTGGATGATGGCATAGCTGGACAGAAGGCTATTGTACCTCAGGAGGTAGCAAATAGAGATAAGACGATGGGCAGCCTCCATGATCAAGCAACGTATGCTCGAGCACTGATGGCCTAAAGCGTCAAATGTTAGCATATCGTGAGCGGTTTGGGACAACTTCTCGAGGTGTGGTGGCTCTTGGCCTCTTGTTCTCTTGGGTCACCTTTTCACGACTCTTCCTGCCGACACTCCCTCGGGTTTTCCATCCCGCGAATGGGGTAGGCCACAGGACCGCACCCCGGTGATACTCGTGTCAAAACCGGTACGAGTCTGCCGAGGTGCCGCGATGATGAGACACCGCCGCAACCACCCAAAATGATTTGCCGCTGTGAGACGAGCAAACCATCGACCAGCCGAGACTGATCTACCAGGCAACCATCAACCAGCCGAGACTGATCTACCAGGTCTGGATGCTGGATCCGACATCTTTTGGACCTTGGTGTAGATCTACTTCAATGTACCGTGCCGCTGCGACTGTCGCCAGTCCAGCAGTTGAGCACAGTTGTAGGATGAGAGTGGTGTTGAGAAAGGAGGAAGCGAGAGGTCGAGATATGAGAAATACTTATGTGATCGCAGAAGCGCTAACTGCGGAACCTTCCGGCACTTTCGTGGCGGCCACAATCGGTTCATTAGCGCCATTTCCAGCATCGCGACCACGTGTCGCAAACGTAAGGAGACTTCGAGCTGCGCCACCACAGGAGTCTACATGATCCGTTCACTGCGATTCCCGATTTCTGTAATTCCTCATGTGCCAAATACGGACTGCATAAAGTTCCAACGCGCTTGACACCGTGTTCATGCTGCATCGCCCACTCGGCCAAGCTCTCAGAGAAGTTCAGCCCACTGTCATCTCGTACACGGCCATCAGTAGCTGTACTGCGACTGCCCATACCACCTCGATCCCCTGCGTCACCTCACGCGATTGATCAACCAAATGCCTGGCGACATGGAGGACAGACCCGCCGAGGAGAATGACGTTAACGGAGACCTTCGACCAACTACAGATGCTGGAGGTAAGACTGCGCTGACGATCAGCCCGGACCCGATTAGCTAACATTGCACACTATCTCAGCTCTGGAAACTTCTCCGGGCAACTCGAGACCACTCACGGCCGACACGCAGCAAACGCAAGCTGTCTTAGAGCAGCGAGCCGACGCTCTAGTGCTTTCTGTCAACCACAAGCTGCCCTTCACCACCGAGTTTGTTGCGATCAGTGACAAGACTGCTGTCAGCGAACAGCTCAGTATCTTGAGGATCGCCAAAGATCGTCTTGCAGGGCGGATTGCGCGACACAGCAAATACATGCCAGGCTTGAAAGAGTACATCAAGTCCCTCGAGGTTATCATGAGCCTTCTGGACAACGTGGCGCCTACATCGACTTCTACTACTGCACCGAATGAAGCTCTCGCCAACGGAGACTCGGCAATCCTAGAGAAGATGCATCAAGACCTTGCAATGTTGAAGAGACCAGAGGTGTTGAAACTCATTCGTACCAACACAGAGGCTCGCAGAGTCACACTTACCCAGGATATTGCAGCGAAGTCAGCGGAGACAACAGCACGCACCGAGAGTTGGGAAACAGAGACTGGAGGAGTGGAGGATGTGGTTAGTATCAGCAGACTCACGGACGAGATGGAGGCTCTCAAGGTTGAGAGAAGCTTCTCACGCGGCATAGTCGCCTTGGCAGAATCTTGCCCGGCGAAGCTCGAGGGGTTGTCTTACAGTACGTGAGCTTCCCGCACCGATGGTGGCTAGCGAACTTGCCGGTCGTAAAAATGTGGCTTATGTACAATCGAGCAGCATGTACATGCGCTGCCGCTTTCAACAAAGTCACAACCCTGAGCGGAAGCCAGTATGTTCGTGATGAGCCTGGACGTACATGATGTAGATTAAAGCTTCGATTCCACTCTGTGCTCCTCATTGTCTACATTTACGGCTCGATTGATGAGCAATGTTCTCGTGCAGACAATCTCAGGTCACCAGCACGCGACCCCCAGCAAAACTTCTCGGAATTGAGTTCATTCACTTCTGCTTACGTCACTGATCATTAGCGCGTGGCACGGATGATTCCCGTGCCTTATAAGACAACGGCCAAACTGAACTTCATGGACTTTCGACCCACACTTCCACCGTCGCCTGACTACCGCACAACAACACGTACATCATCCACTACTCGACCCGCCGGCAATGGCGAAGAACACAGCACTCCACGACCGTGAGTCAGACCACCAAACATTGAACAAAGACTTGAGACACTGATACTCTTCCTAGTCGAGCCCTTCAACTTGATCTTGTACCAGCCTAACGAGCCAGAGCCCGACGACGATTACGCACGAGACGGGCCTATTGTAGCTCGCCGCACTCACTGGATCGACAGCCCGGAGAGGCCAAGGCCCCCACCTCCAAAGCGGACTCATGACCAGCTCAACCCGACATCACCAGCAAGGCGGCCGCAGAGGTTGAGACGTGACGGTGCAGAGCGACGACCAGCTTCGGCACCAGCCACGCAGGCGGGCAGACTCGCCATACCAGACGCGCCGCTTCGACAGACACAGACATATGATCAAGAGGCAGCAGAAGGAGCTGTAACATCAGAAGACGAGACGATGGATGATGATATCGCGCCAATTCATGAAGGCAGCACAAGGGGCCAACGTACTCAAGAGCAGGACACGATGGTACAGAACATGAGCGAGCGAGCGTGCGCAGCAGCTGTTCGGAGACGCCTACCCGGACAGTGActtcctactactagaggGGGAAGTAACAGTAAGGACAAAACAGGATTTCGAGACCGAACTCGATGCCATTCAGGACCTGGATGAAACGCTGCGAAAGCTGCCCGGCTTCGTCACTGACTACACATATTCTCGCTTTATGGAGCAGCTTATGGAATACCAGTCGAGCTGCAAGTATCTTTGAGCAGCTCTCGCCCGCCTTCCGGATGGCGAGGATGTGCAGACCACTGCGAACTCTACCACTGGCGACGCATCCACTGCTGACGCCCATAACAGCTCCGACTTCGCAGAAGATATCGCTTCCCTGTTCAACAGAGGTTTGAAGAACCACAAAGAATCACGAACATTCGAAGTACTCCGCGCCCGAGCCATCGCTCGTGCAGAGTCCTTACGAGATGAGATCGACGCATTTAAGGAGTCGAACAGGACATACGCAGGCCCCGAGGACCCCGAGAAGCGCAAAGAGCTCATAGACACACTCGCCGCGTTGTACATTGATCTAAGATTTACCGTCGGCTTAGGCAAGCTTGCCACTCTCTTCATGAACGGCGAGACTACCGTCACTGTTGCAGGTGGTGAAGGGGCCGCTTCTCAAGCTGACGCCACGGCAAACCCTCACCCGGTCGGCGAAGACCTCGTAGTCATCGTTCCGCCGTGGGTCAAGGAGCTGCGCCGGCATCTCGCCCGAGTCAAAGATCGTCAGCCGTTGGAGTTCTTCGCCCGCCACGTGTCTGTCCTGCGTGATACTGTCAAGACAGACATTGAGGCATGCAGGGAAGCAAGGCTTGAGGCAGAAACCGAGATGAATTTTGCGAGAAGAGACGGGATTGCCGACAGAATGGAGGGCCACGAGCTACTTGACGATGCTATGGAGGGTCTCGAGTTTGTGGGCGTGAGTATGTTTAGGAAGATGGCGGCTGAGCGTAGTGAAGGAGAGATGATGGAGCTTGACGCTTGAGGTCGGAGTGTCCGGCGAGCAAGGATACGTGACGCGTGAACGACGACTATGATGCACACACCCAGACATATCTATGGGACTCGGGACAGTATAGAAGCTTGGTAGATCTGTAGAGTGTTGCCGATAGAGCACATGCTACGCACTCAAAGTCATGTCAGCGCTTCCAGCTACCCGTATCATAATCTAGCCCAGTGACCGAGTTAGATGTCAGTGAATTGTTTCTCCTGGCATGTGATTCTGGACGAGGGGTACGTTCACGTGCGAATCACGGGCCAATCGGCGAGCTGCTTGAGTATTATGAATCAAGTGGACCTAAAACACTCACTTCTTGTGTCTTAAAGACTTTCCCACCTGATTCGCTTTGATCTACAGAAGACTGCCGCCGCTGTCTATCATCACGATGGCGAAATCAAGAAAACAAAAACGCCGAGAGCGTGCGAAACGAGAGCTGGTTCAATACGCTACTTTTGAGTGTGCTGTCTGCCTAGAGACCTCAGACTGCTCCACCGGCATCAGCATACTCGAGGATCAGGTCTGCACGCCCTGCTTCGTCGAGGAGATCATACCGCAGTTCCACACTGCTG
This genomic window from Fulvia fulva chromosome 4, complete sequence contains:
- a CDS encoding Dothistromin biosynthesis peroxidase dotB, translating into MYAVHFRLLLAVFGLLGQCVVALSGPNHHEHLHDLHLNLPDKRLLLDDFSEPISVTGEHEFQPPGEGDQRGPCPGLNAMANHGYIPRNGVVSLLGAIGAMNEVFGVSIELAGLLAVMGTVWTGNPVSLNPSFSIGGTDPEVQDLLRNLLGLLGEPRGISHSHNFIEADSSPTRNDLYVTGDPVTMNLTNFEHLYDLVSENTNDTATLDVLIEHAAVRWNQSVSTNPYFYYGPVTGMIARNTGYCFVSNLLANHNKENPTGYLTPHILKSFYAVTGDQENFTYTKGHERIPENWYKRGLDYTLVQLNLDVVTFVLKYPVFGSIGGNTGKVNSFTGVDLSNPVGGILSGINLLEANNLLCFVLEVVNFAAPNYLNNLVETLAVPLELITKYVAAPLLSTSCPQLGEITRDGVPLWDSLGA